A stretch of Flexivirga aerilata DNA encodes these proteins:
- the sfnG gene encoding dimethylsulfone monooxygenase SfnG: MSDLKFAYWVPNVSGGLVISKLPQRTSHSPAYNIDLAKAAEEHGFEYALTQVRYLASYGADAQHESTSFSQLLLAHTERLKVIAAVHPGFWQPAVLAKLAATAQEWSGNRFALNVVSGWFKKEFTNLGEPWLDHEERYRRSEEFIEVLKGAWTTDDLTFRGDFYRTRDLTFRPQPPVPPEVFQGGNSTSARRMGGRLSDWYFMNGGTVDAIAEQVREVESYGREFGRRPRFGLNGFAVVRDTEEEARQVVQDIIDHADADKVRDFGEAVKAAGRATADGKGMWAGSDFSDLVQYNDGFKTGLVGTAEQVAQRIVDYKRVGVDLLLLGFLHVREEVERFGTQVIPLVRELEASDRAVRDATPA; the protein is encoded by the coding sequence ATGAGTGACCTGAAGTTCGCCTACTGGGTGCCCAACGTCTCCGGCGGCCTGGTGATCAGCAAACTGCCGCAACGCACCAGCCACAGCCCGGCATACAACATCGACCTGGCGAAGGCTGCCGAGGAGCACGGCTTCGAATACGCCCTGACGCAGGTGCGTTACCTCGCGTCGTACGGCGCCGACGCGCAGCACGAATCGACGTCGTTCTCCCAGCTCCTGCTGGCGCACACCGAGCGCCTCAAGGTCATCGCGGCGGTCCACCCCGGTTTCTGGCAGCCGGCCGTGCTGGCCAAGCTCGCCGCCACCGCTCAGGAGTGGAGTGGCAATCGCTTTGCGCTCAACGTCGTATCCGGTTGGTTCAAAAAGGAATTCACCAATCTCGGCGAGCCGTGGCTGGACCACGAGGAGCGCTACCGCCGGTCGGAGGAGTTCATCGAGGTGCTCAAGGGCGCCTGGACCACCGACGACCTCACCTTCCGCGGCGACTTCTACCGCACCCGGGATCTGACCTTCCGCCCGCAGCCGCCGGTGCCTCCGGAGGTCTTCCAGGGTGGCAACTCCACCTCGGCCCGGCGCATGGGCGGCCGGCTGTCGGACTGGTACTTCATGAACGGTGGCACGGTCGACGCGATCGCCGAGCAGGTCCGCGAAGTCGAGAGCTACGGGCGCGAATTCGGCCGTCGGCCTCGTTTCGGGCTCAACGGTTTCGCCGTGGTGCGCGACACCGAGGAGGAGGCGCGCCAGGTGGTGCAGGACATCATCGACCACGCCGACGCGGACAAGGTGCGCGACTTCGGCGAGGCGGTGAAGGCTGCCGGCAGGGCCACTGCGGACGGCAAGGGCATGTGGGCGGGCTCGGACTTCTCGGACCTGGTGCAGTACAACGACGGATTCAAGACCGGTCTCGTGGGCACGGCCGAACAGGTCGCCCAGCGCATCGTGGACTACAAGCGGGTCGGCGTCGACCTGCTGCTGCTCGGTTTCCTGCACGTGCGCGAGGAGGTCGAGCGCTTCGGCACGCAGGTGATCCCGTTGGTGCGCGAACTGGAGGCCTCGGACCGCGCGGTGCGGGACGCGACACCGGCCTGA
- a CDS encoding acetoacetate decarboxylase family protein, with product MDTVDVTLGTHTVPVPKGGYYDRFRMNSDLDEVARDPRVSDVSFFRSIPKTVVESPIGTTLTPNFYYRNSTARLTYLAKTGAIRSRLPRELDPLEVAPGIGLAFVMFFRYDVADIDFYTEAAVGAAVRPARHGHVGFADLATALGNNHLYAYVMSLPVNTQIAQVRGHDGYGFPKWVTELDVDIDAARTSARVANDTGGTDIALTARTPKQKHYPSGSKVGSLTSYTQIGDDWFSTLSQTNVLASGVQLLPRKVDVELGNGRVSDDLRSLETIRPLQFEVATEVQIALHLPAPISVATRS from the coding sequence ATGGACACCGTCGACGTCACCCTTGGCACCCACACCGTTCCGGTGCCGAAGGGCGGGTACTACGACCGTTTCCGGATGAATTCCGACCTCGACGAGGTCGCGCGTGATCCGCGTGTCAGTGACGTGAGCTTCTTCCGGAGCATCCCCAAGACCGTGGTGGAGTCGCCGATCGGCACCACGCTCACGCCCAACTTCTACTACCGCAACTCCACCGCGCGCCTCACCTACCTGGCCAAGACCGGCGCGATCCGCTCGCGCCTCCCCCGCGAGCTGGACCCGCTCGAGGTGGCGCCCGGCATCGGCCTCGCCTTCGTGATGTTCTTCCGTTACGACGTCGCCGACATCGACTTCTACACCGAGGCGGCCGTCGGTGCCGCGGTGCGTCCGGCGCGGCACGGTCACGTCGGATTTGCCGACCTGGCAACGGCTTTGGGCAACAACCACCTCTACGCGTATGTGATGTCACTACCGGTGAACACCCAGATCGCGCAGGTGCGCGGCCACGACGGATACGGCTTCCCCAAGTGGGTCACCGAGCTCGACGTCGACATCGACGCCGCACGCACCTCCGCGCGGGTGGCGAACGACACCGGCGGCACCGACATCGCGCTGACGGCGCGCACCCCGAAGCAGAAGCACTACCCCAGCGGGAGCAAGGTCGGATCGCTCACGTCCTACACCCAGATCGGCGACGACTGGTTCTCGACGCTGAGCCAGACCAACGTGCTCGCCTCCGGCGTGCAACTCCTTCCGCGGAAGGTCGACGTCGAGCTCGGCAACGGCCGCGTGTCGGACGACCTGCGGTCGCTGGAGACCATCCGGCCGTTGCAGTTCGAGGTGGCGACCGAGGTGCAGATCGCGCTGCACCTGCCCGCACCGATCTCGGTGGCGACGCGCTCATGA
- a CDS encoding succinic semialdehyde dehydrogenase, which produces MSATITTKTALGSVNPTRLDSLVARVETVGERPALVVSNAMTGDDLGQVPRCTPDDVAAAASRARAVQPAWAAMSFEHRAAIMLRFHDLVLKRQNEVLDLIQLENGKARRHAFEEIMDVSLNARYYAHTAADYLQPKRRQGVQLALTKVTELRHPKGLVGVISPWNYPLTLGISDALPAIMAGNAVLTKPDQQTPFAALWAVELLEEAGLPAGLVQVVTGSGAELGSAIIEQSDFLMFTGSTAVGRTVAGQAGERLIDCSMELGGKNALLVLDDADVDNAVAGAVRACFSNTGQLCISIERIYLPATLWEEFTAKFAQAARALTLSPALDYSGDIGSLISAKQFGTVTDHVQDAKDKGATVLAGGRPRPDLGPHFYEPTILTDVTEEMTVFAHETFGPVVSLYRVATEEEAIARANDSEYGLNFSVWTSDPERGRSVAARLQAGTVNVNDAYAATWGSIDAPMGGMKASGIGSRHGEHGITKYTDAQTIAVERVLPVGAPDGVSPALYARVVTAAFRLLRRVPGVK; this is translated from the coding sequence ATGAGTGCGACCATCACGACGAAAACAGCTCTTGGATCAGTGAATCCGACGCGTCTGGACTCCCTGGTGGCACGAGTGGAGACCGTCGGCGAACGGCCCGCTCTCGTCGTCAGCAACGCCATGACCGGCGATGATCTCGGGCAGGTGCCGCGGTGCACCCCCGATGACGTCGCAGCGGCGGCCTCGCGAGCGCGCGCCGTCCAACCCGCCTGGGCCGCAATGTCGTTCGAGCATCGCGCCGCCATCATGCTGCGCTTCCACGACCTGGTGCTGAAGCGGCAGAACGAGGTGCTCGACCTGATCCAGCTGGAGAACGGCAAGGCTCGCCGGCACGCGTTCGAGGAGATCATGGACGTCTCCCTCAACGCGCGCTACTACGCGCATACCGCCGCCGACTACCTGCAGCCGAAGCGCCGTCAGGGCGTGCAGCTCGCGCTGACCAAGGTCACCGAGCTGCGCCACCCGAAGGGTCTGGTCGGGGTGATCTCGCCCTGGAACTACCCGCTCACCCTCGGCATCAGCGACGCTCTCCCGGCGATCATGGCCGGCAACGCCGTGCTCACCAAGCCCGACCAGCAAACGCCCTTTGCCGCACTCTGGGCGGTCGAATTGCTCGAGGAGGCAGGGCTTCCCGCCGGTCTGGTGCAGGTGGTCACCGGCTCCGGGGCCGAGCTCGGCAGCGCGATCATCGAGCAGTCGGACTTCTTGATGTTCACCGGCTCGACCGCCGTCGGCCGCACCGTCGCCGGCCAGGCGGGCGAGCGGCTCATCGACTGCTCCATGGAGCTGGGCGGCAAGAACGCCCTGCTCGTGCTGGACGACGCCGATGTCGACAACGCCGTGGCCGGCGCCGTGCGCGCATGCTTCTCCAACACCGGCCAGCTGTGCATCTCGATCGAGCGCATCTATCTGCCGGCGACGCTGTGGGAGGAGTTCACCGCGAAGTTCGCGCAGGCGGCCCGCGCGCTGACGCTTTCCCCGGCGCTCGACTACTCGGGCGACATCGGCTCGCTGATCTCCGCCAAGCAGTTCGGCACGGTGACCGACCATGTCCAGGACGCCAAGGACAAGGGCGCGACCGTGCTCGCCGGTGGCCGCCCACGGCCCGACCTCGGCCCGCACTTCTACGAGCCGACCATCCTCACCGACGTCACCGAAGAGATGACGGTGTTCGCGCACGAGACCTTCGGGCCGGTCGTCTCGCTCTACCGGGTCGCGACCGAGGAGGAAGCGATCGCCCGGGCCAACGACAGCGAGTACGGCCTGAATTTCAGTGTGTGGACGTCGGATCCGGAGCGCGGACGGTCGGTGGCCGCCCGGCTGCAGGCCGGCACGGTCAACGTCAACGACGCGTATGCCGCGACGTGGGGCTCGATCGACGCGCCGATGGGCGGGATGAAGGCCTCCGGCATCGGCAGTCGCCACGGCGAGCACGGCATCACCAAGTACACCGACGCCCAGACGATCGCGGTCGAACGCGTCCTGCCCGTCGGCGCACCCGACGGAGTCAGTCCGGCGCTCTACGCGCGGGTCGTCACGGCGGCCTTCCGCCTGCTGCGACGCGTGCCCGGCGTCAAATGA
- a CDS encoding ATP-dependent helicase, translating to MPDDVLQRFSPATRAWFEGSFSAPTAAQDGAWRAISSGEHTLVVAPTGSGKTLSAFLWAIDSMAREPVPDDPMKRCRVLYISPMKALAVDVERNLRSPLVGIGHAAQRLDLPAPDVSVAVRSGDTPAADRRSFARRPSNVLITTPESLFLLLTSAGREALAGVETVIVDEVHAVAGTKRGAHLALSLERLDAILPKPAQRIGLSATVRPVEEVARFLAGGRPVTTVQPRADKSWQLDVVVPVPDLTELGRVTDDLTGPAAGPVERSSIWPHVEERIVDLIAEHRSTIVFANSRRLAERLTARLNEIWADRQQLDAPPTDAATSTAPPAQLMGQAGQSGGAPAVLARAHHGSVSKDQRADIEDALKSGRLPAVVATSSLELGIDMGAVDLVIQVESPPSVASGLQRVGRAGHQVGAVSHGVLFPKFRGDLVQTSVVVDRMRSGLIESLAVPSNPVDVLAQHVVAMCAMDDWTVDDLQQLVQRTASFASLPRTVLESVLDMLAGRYPSDEFAELRPRIVWDRITDTLTGRRGAQRLAVTSGGTIPDRGLYGVFLASGEGPGRRVGELDEEMVYESRVGDIFTLGTSSWRIEDITHDQVLVSPAPGQPGRLPFWRGDSPGRPVELGSAVGAFVRELVAAEEDAAHARVRATGLDEWAADNLLAYLREQREATGQVPHDKAIVVERFRDELGDWRVVVHSSYGAPVHAPWALAIAARMREKFGVDVQAMHGDDGIVLRLPDLGDGDLAQSPDLLDQVLVDADEVTEIVTAEIGGSALFASRFRECAARALLLPRRNPGRRQALWQQRQRSAQLLEVASRYPSFPIVLEAVRECLQDVFDVPGLTQLMRDVAARRIRVVQVDTDSPSPFATSLLFGYVAQFLYEGDSPLAERRAAALSLDPSLLADLLGTGEGASLRELLDAQVISQTEAGLQRLTEERQARDAEDVADLVRVLGPLTLEQVTDRTREEVRSQVSGWLGQLVEARRLIELRWDDAIRYAAVEDAARLRDALGVAVPPGVPAAFLEPADDPLGDLVARHARTHGPFPDVAAARALGVGRAVAHDTLRRLVAAGRLVEGEFLPAELGGGVHGIDYCDPEVLRTIKRRSLASLRAEVEPVPPRDLVAFLPQWQGVGGKLRGIDGLLRAVEQLAGARVPASALESLVLPTRVASYSPGMLDELMASGEVVWQGHAALPGDDGWVSLHVADTAPLTLAPPDETVDLTPLHRDLLTALDGGGAYFFRALSDAVHAGGERVADDEMLSALWDLVWSGRVSGDTFGPVRALLAGGRTAHKTRSAGPRQSRHGRPGIGGLGRSARPAMPSRNGPPTATGRWALLPVVESDVTARAFAQAEVLLDRHGIVTRGAVQAEGVPGGFAGVYRVLAAAEESGRVRRGYFVEGLGAAQFGGAGAVDRLRASGKAIATPRNPWDVPPPETLDAVVLAAADPANPFGAALPWPVRPDDQQHRPGRRAGAMVVLVDGALVLYVERGGKTVLTFDDDPVTLDAAARALAAAVTGTSAARGAPALRGLTVETVNGSPALRSDHPLLKSLSDNGFHPTTRGLRLRR from the coding sequence ATGCCCGATGACGTCCTGCAGCGCTTCTCCCCTGCCACCCGCGCGTGGTTCGAGGGGTCCTTCAGCGCGCCCACGGCCGCCCAGGACGGCGCCTGGCGCGCGATCAGCAGCGGCGAGCACACGCTGGTGGTGGCGCCCACCGGTTCGGGCAAGACGCTGTCGGCGTTCCTCTGGGCGATCGACTCCATGGCCCGCGAGCCGGTGCCCGACGACCCGATGAAGCGCTGCCGGGTGCTCTACATCTCACCGATGAAGGCGCTCGCCGTCGACGTCGAACGCAACCTGCGCTCGCCGCTCGTCGGCATCGGGCACGCGGCGCAGCGACTCGACCTGCCCGCGCCCGACGTGAGTGTCGCGGTGCGGTCCGGCGACACCCCGGCCGCCGACCGCCGGAGCTTCGCCCGCCGGCCGAGCAACGTGCTGATCACCACCCCGGAGTCGCTCTTCCTGCTCCTCACCTCCGCAGGCCGCGAGGCGCTCGCCGGCGTCGAGACGGTCATCGTCGACGAGGTACACGCGGTCGCCGGCACCAAACGCGGCGCGCACCTGGCGCTCTCCCTCGAGCGGCTCGACGCGATCCTGCCCAAGCCTGCGCAGCGCATCGGGCTGTCGGCCACCGTCCGCCCGGTCGAGGAGGTCGCCCGGTTCCTCGCCGGTGGCCGCCCGGTCACCACCGTGCAGCCACGGGCCGACAAGTCGTGGCAGCTCGACGTCGTGGTCCCAGTGCCGGACCTGACCGAGCTCGGCCGGGTCACCGACGATCTCACCGGACCGGCGGCCGGCCCGGTCGAGCGGTCGTCGATCTGGCCGCACGTCGAGGAACGCATCGTCGACCTCATCGCCGAGCACCGCTCGACGATCGTCTTCGCCAACTCGCGCCGGCTCGCCGAGCGACTCACCGCCCGGCTCAACGAGATCTGGGCCGACCGGCAGCAGCTCGACGCGCCTCCCACCGACGCAGCAACCAGCACCGCGCCACCCGCCCAACTCATGGGACAGGCCGGCCAATCCGGTGGCGCACCAGCGGTATTGGCCCGAGCGCACCACGGCTCGGTCAGCAAGGACCAGCGCGCCGACATCGAGGATGCACTGAAGTCGGGCCGCCTTCCGGCGGTCGTGGCCACCAGCTCACTCGAGCTCGGCATCGACATGGGAGCGGTCGACCTCGTCATCCAGGTCGAGTCGCCGCCGAGTGTCGCGAGCGGACTGCAGCGCGTCGGCCGCGCCGGTCACCAGGTCGGTGCGGTGTCGCACGGTGTGCTCTTCCCGAAGTTCCGCGGGGACCTGGTGCAGACCTCCGTCGTGGTCGACCGCATGCGCTCGGGTTTGATCGAATCCCTTGCGGTGCCGAGCAATCCGGTCGACGTGCTGGCGCAGCACGTCGTCGCGATGTGCGCCATGGACGACTGGACGGTCGACGACCTGCAGCAACTCGTGCAGCGCACGGCGTCGTTCGCCAGCCTGCCCCGCACCGTGCTGGAGTCGGTGCTCGACATGCTCGCCGGCCGCTACCCGTCCGACGAGTTCGCCGAGCTGCGGCCGCGCATCGTGTGGGACCGCATCACCGACACGCTCACCGGCCGCCGCGGCGCGCAACGACTCGCGGTGACCAGCGGTGGCACCATCCCCGACCGTGGGCTGTATGGCGTGTTCCTCGCATCCGGTGAAGGGCCCGGCCGCCGCGTCGGCGAACTCGACGAGGAGATGGTCTACGAGTCGCGCGTCGGCGACATCTTCACACTGGGCACGAGCAGCTGGCGCATCGAGGACATCACCCACGACCAGGTGCTGGTCTCCCCGGCGCCCGGGCAACCCGGCCGGCTGCCGTTCTGGCGCGGCGACTCCCCCGGCCGCCCGGTCGAATTGGGCTCTGCCGTAGGCGCTTTCGTGCGCGAGCTGGTCGCCGCCGAGGAAGACGCCGCCCACGCCCGCGTGCGCGCGACCGGCCTCGACGAGTGGGCGGCGGACAACCTGCTCGCCTATCTGCGCGAGCAGCGCGAGGCGACCGGTCAGGTGCCGCACGACAAGGCGATCGTGGTCGAACGCTTCCGCGACGAACTCGGCGACTGGCGGGTCGTCGTCCATTCGTCGTACGGCGCGCCGGTGCACGCACCCTGGGCGCTCGCCATCGCGGCCCGCATGCGCGAGAAGTTCGGCGTCGACGTGCAGGCGATGCACGGTGACGACGGCATCGTGCTTCGGCTACCCGATCTCGGCGACGGAGACCTCGCGCAGTCGCCGGACCTGCTGGACCAGGTGCTGGTCGACGCCGACGAGGTCACCGAGATCGTCACCGCCGAGATCGGCGGATCTGCTTTGTTCGCATCGCGATTCCGCGAATGCGCGGCCCGCGCGCTGCTGCTGCCACGCCGCAACCCGGGTCGCCGGCAGGCGCTCTGGCAGCAGCGCCAGAGGTCGGCGCAACTGCTCGAGGTCGCCTCGCGCTACCCGTCGTTCCCGATCGTGCTCGAAGCGGTGCGCGAGTGTCTGCAGGACGTCTTCGACGTGCCCGGGCTGACCCAGCTCATGCGGGACGTCGCGGCGCGTCGCATCCGGGTGGTGCAGGTCGACACCGACTCACCGTCGCCCTTCGCGACCAGCCTGCTCTTCGGGTATGTCGCACAGTTCCTCTACGAGGGCGACTCCCCGCTCGCCGAGCGTCGCGCTGCCGCGCTGTCCCTCGACCCCTCTCTCCTGGCCGACCTCCTCGGCACTGGGGAAGGCGCCTCCCTGCGCGAACTCCTTGACGCCCAAGTGATTTCGCAGACCGAAGCCGGGCTGCAGCGGCTCACCGAAGAACGGCAGGCGCGCGACGCCGAGGACGTCGCCGACCTGGTGCGGGTGCTCGGCCCACTCACCCTCGAGCAGGTCACCGACCGCACGCGGGAGGAGGTGCGGAGCCAGGTGTCCGGCTGGCTCGGTCAACTCGTGGAGGCCCGGCGGCTGATCGAGCTGCGCTGGGACGACGCCATCCGCTACGCCGCGGTCGAGGACGCCGCCCGCCTGCGCGACGCCCTCGGAGTCGCGGTGCCGCCCGGTGTGCCGGCAGCCTTCCTCGAGCCCGCCGACGACCCGCTCGGCGACCTGGTCGCGCGCCATGCGCGCACCCACGGCCCGTTCCCCGACGTCGCCGCCGCCCGCGCCCTCGGGGTCGGTCGCGCGGTCGCGCACGACACGCTCCGCCGTCTGGTCGCGGCCGGCCGCCTGGTGGAGGGCGAGTTCCTGCCCGCCGAACTCGGCGGCGGCGTCCACGGCATCGACTACTGCGACCCCGAGGTGCTGCGCACGATCAAGCGCCGCTCCCTGGCGTCGCTGCGCGCCGAGGTCGAGCCGGTGCCACCGCGCGATCTGGTGGCATTCCTCCCCCAGTGGCAGGGCGTCGGCGGCAAACTGCGCGGGATCGACGGATTGCTGCGCGCCGTCGAGCAACTGGCCGGGGCGCGGGTGCCGGCCAGCGCCCTGGAGTCGCTGGTGCTGCCGACGCGGGTCGCGTCATACAGCCCCGGGATGCTGGACGAACTCATGGCGAGCGGTGAGGTCGTCTGGCAGGGGCACGCCGCCCTGCCCGGCGACGACGGTTGGGTGTCGCTGCACGTCGCCGACACCGCGCCGCTGACACTCGCCCCTCCGGACGAGACCGTCGACCTCACCCCGCTGCACCGCGACCTGCTGACCGCTCTCGACGGCGGTGGCGCCTACTTCTTCCGTGCCCTCAGCGACGCGGTGCACGCCGGTGGCGAACGCGTCGCCGACGACGAAATGCTCTCTGCGCTCTGGGATCTCGTCTGGTCGGGCCGGGTCAGCGGCGACACCTTCGGGCCGGTGCGCGCCCTGCTCGCCGGTGGCCGCACCGCCCACAAGACCCGATCAGCCGGTCCGCGGCAGTCTCGACACGGGCGCCCCGGGATCGGTGGCCTGGGTCGATCCGCCCGCCCGGCGATGCCCTCCCGCAACGGGCCACCCACTGCGACGGGGCGCTGGGCGCTGCTGCCGGTGGTCGAAAGTGACGTCACCGCAAGGGCTTTCGCCCAGGCGGAGGTGCTGCTCGACCGGCACGGCATCGTCACGCGCGGCGCCGTGCAGGCCGAGGGTGTGCCCGGCGGCTTCGCCGGCGTCTACCGAGTGCTCGCCGCTGCGGAGGAGTCCGGCCGCGTGCGGCGCGGCTACTTCGTGGAGGGTCTCGGCGCGGCACAGTTCGGCGGCGCGGGCGCCGTCGACCGGCTGCGCGCCAGCGGCAAAGCCATTGCCACACCGCGCAATCCGTGGGACGTGCCGCCGCCCGAGACGCTCGACGCGGTGGTGCTCGCCGCGGCCGACCCGGCAAACCCGTTCGGCGCGGCACTGCCCTGGCCGGTCCGCCCGGACGACCAGCAACACCGCCCCGGCCGCCGCGCGGGCGCGATGGTCGTGCTCGTCGACGGCGCGCTCGTCCTCTACGTCGAGCGAGGCGGCAAGACCGTGCTGACCTTCGACGACGATCCGGTGACGCTCGACGCCGCCGCCCGCGCACTGGCTGCGGCGGTGACCGGCACGTCCGCTGCGCGGGGTGCACCGGCGCTGCGCGGTCTCACCGTGGAGACCGTGAACGGTTCCCCGGCGCTTCGGTCGGACCATCCACTGCTGAAGTCGTTGTCCGACAACGGTTTTCACCCGACCACCCGAGGCCTGCGCCTCCGTCGCTAA
- a CDS encoding TetR/AcrR family transcriptional regulator, producing the protein MVDKQQASYHHGDLPATLVRTAVEMLDEDGEVELSLRAVARKAGVSSAAPYRHFPDRISLLSAVAAVGYQELMAGLAARHPQPASTADLADLAVAYVEFALDRPGLFRVMFAEGCDRTSPDRVAAVDAIHAYLREAVGRVVETDDPSATATGMWALVHGLAFLYLDGKLDASSRKEVAARIRQTVVAMQEARSR; encoded by the coding sequence ATGGTGGACAAGCAGCAGGCGAGCTACCACCACGGCGACCTGCCCGCGACGCTGGTGCGGACGGCCGTGGAGATGCTCGACGAGGACGGCGAGGTCGAACTCTCGTTGCGTGCCGTGGCGCGCAAGGCGGGGGTGTCGAGCGCCGCGCCATACCGGCATTTCCCCGACCGCATCTCGCTGCTGTCGGCGGTGGCGGCCGTGGGCTACCAGGAGCTGATGGCCGGGCTCGCCGCCCGGCACCCGCAGCCCGCGTCGACCGCCGACCTGGCCGATCTCGCCGTGGCGTATGTCGAGTTCGCGCTCGACCGGCCGGGGCTGTTCCGGGTGATGTTCGCCGAGGGCTGCGATCGCACCAGCCCCGATCGGGTGGCCGCGGTCGACGCGATCCACGCCTACCTGCGGGAGGCGGTCGGCCGGGTGGTCGAGACCGACGACCCGTCCGCCACCGCCACCGGCATGTGGGCCCTCGTGCACGGGCTGGCCTTCCTCTACCTCGACGGCAAGCTCGACGCGTCGTCGCGCAAGGAGGTCGCCGCGCGCATCCGGCAGACCGTGGTCGCCATGCAGGAGGCCCGGTCGAGGTGA
- a CDS encoding NAD(P)H-quinone oxidoreductase — translation MQAITVDDKTQDLRLTEVPTPEPGPDEVLVKVQAAGINRADLMQRLGLYPPPAGITDIMGLEIAGTIAKVGADVTGWSVGDPVCALLAGGGYAQFAVVPVGQLLPIPDGVSVVDAAALPEVASTVWSNLVVEAGLRAGETLLVHGGGGGIGTHAIQVAKALGAKVAVTVGSEDKAQRCRELGADIVINYREQDFAEELAGQVDVILDIMAASYLGPNVKALAPGGRLVIIGMQGGLVGELNIAELIGKRARVIGTNVRNRPTTGPGSKAEIVEAVCEGEWPLIADGSVRPVISAKLPLRDAAEGQALLDSAGSVGKVLLLPDDN, via the coding sequence ATGCAAGCGATAACTGTCGACGACAAGACCCAGGACCTGCGCCTGACCGAGGTGCCGACTCCCGAGCCCGGCCCGGACGAGGTGCTGGTCAAGGTGCAGGCCGCCGGCATCAACCGGGCCGACCTGATGCAACGGCTGGGGCTCTACCCGCCGCCTGCGGGCATCACCGACATCATGGGCCTGGAGATCGCCGGCACCATCGCGAAGGTCGGTGCCGACGTGACCGGCTGGTCGGTCGGCGACCCGGTCTGCGCACTCCTCGCCGGTGGCGGATATGCCCAGTTCGCAGTCGTGCCCGTCGGTCAGCTCCTCCCGATCCCCGACGGCGTCTCGGTCGTCGACGCGGCCGCGCTGCCCGAGGTCGCGAGCACCGTCTGGTCCAACCTCGTGGTCGAGGCCGGCCTGCGCGCGGGTGAGACGTTGCTCGTGCACGGCGGTGGCGGCGGGATCGGGACCCACGCCATACAGGTGGCGAAGGCGTTGGGCGCGAAGGTCGCGGTGACCGTGGGCTCGGAGGACAAGGCGCAGCGCTGTCGCGAGCTGGGCGCGGACATCGTGATCAACTACCGCGAGCAGGACTTCGCCGAGGAGCTGGCCGGGCAGGTCGACGTCATCCTGGACATCATGGCGGCGAGCTACCTCGGCCCCAACGTGAAGGCTCTCGCGCCGGGCGGCCGGCTGGTGATCATCGGCATGCAGGGCGGTCTGGTCGGCGAGCTCAACATCGCCGAACTCATCGGCAAGCGCGCCCGTGTCATCGGCACCAACGTGCGCAACCGGCCGACCACTGGTCCCGGCTCGAAGGCGGAGATCGTCGAGGCGGTCTGCGAGGGCGAATGGCCTTTGATCGCAGACGGATCCGTGCGTCCGGTCATCTCGGCGAAGTTGCCGCTGCGCGACGCCGCCGAGGGTCAGGCGCTGCTCGACTCGGCGGGTTCGGTCGGCAAGGTGCTCCTCCTGCCGGACGACAACTGA
- a CDS encoding DUF3046 domain-containing protein, with protein MKLSEYRRLMADEFGSAYAGVLGSTHVLQALGDRTPDEALADGVKPRQVWEAICDDLQVPPERRLGKDLPIRERRDG; from the coding sequence GTGAAGCTTTCCGAATACCGGCGCCTGATGGCCGACGAGTTCGGCTCGGCATACGCCGGCGTGCTCGGCAGCACCCACGTGCTGCAGGCGCTCGGCGACCGCACCCCGGACGAGGCGCTGGCCGACGGGGTCAAGCCGCGCCAGGTGTGGGAGGCGATCTGCGACGACCTGCAGGTCCCGCCCGAACGCCGCCTCGGCAAGGACCTGCCGATCCGCGAGCGCCGGGACGGCTGA